In Listeria swaminathanii, a single window of DNA contains:
- a CDS encoding leucine-rich repeat domain-containing protein, producing MKKTLITIALALTMILSFNLSAQADTQLVPDANLRLAINQSLGQADTHEPTQAEIATIETLSISGYDVTSLEGLQYATNLKELFANHNDISDFSPISNLTGLTKLQIDETKITDTKQLINLVNLTELDISSNNLNEIDGVKNMTKLESLFAYNNNISDLSPLANCAALVSVDFINNEITDVSIFQNLDNLKTGRFAYNHISNISYFRHDIPHAGNLNFDNQTITLPTQRVSLVKKSLTMVDPIKGAAGQNVTLANISNSGTFANKELSFVNLAADTNQVTYDFDHFFTYNNYYMNFSGTVTQPIEWFADNAPVIHVDDIVIDQNSSFDPTDYITADDVEDGDITDKIVIIENNVNPAVPGTYDIIISVTDADGNVTEKTVTVTVEETAATPANNDTDKSTPQTPTKDTTLVVTDKQTAKTATPSNTTTTTNTTNLPKTGDNSADGLVVLGGLLLLSSAFLLRRKY from the coding sequence GCAATTAATCAATCATTAGGACAAGCAGATACTCATGAACCAACCCAAGCAGAAATTGCGACAATCGAAACACTTTCCATTAGTGGTTATGATGTTACATCACTAGAAGGTTTGCAATATGCGACTAATTTAAAAGAACTATTCGCTAACCATAATGATATTAGCGACTTTAGCCCGATTAGTAATTTGACTGGACTGACAAAACTTCAAATTGATGAAACGAAAATTACCGATACTAAACAATTAATCAATTTAGTCAATCTAACGGAATTAGATATTTCAAGTAATAATTTAAATGAAATCGATGGCGTCAAAAATATGACTAAATTAGAATCACTGTTTGCTTATAATAACAATATTTCTGATTTATCCCCATTAGCAAATTGTGCCGCACTTGTTTCTGTTGACTTCATTAATAACGAAATCACCGATGTTTCTATTTTTCAAAATCTAGATAATTTAAAAACTGGCCGGTTTGCCTATAATCACATCAGTAACATTTCTTACTTCAGACATGATATTCCTCATGCTGGAAATCTCAATTTTGATAATCAAACAATTACTCTTCCAACGCAACGTGTCTCTTTAGTCAAAAAATCACTAACGATGGTCGACCCAATCAAAGGTGCTGCCGGCCAAAATGTCACACTAGCCAACATCAGCAACAGCGGTACTTTTGCAAATAAAGAACTTTCTTTTGTAAATTTAGCTGCTGACACGAACCAAGTGACGTACGATTTCGATCATTTCTTCACTTACAATAATTACTATATGAACTTCTCTGGAACCGTAACGCAGCCGATTGAATGGTTCGCAGATAACGCTCCTGTCATTCATGTAGATGATATCGTAATTGATCAAAATAGCAGCTTCGATCCAACTGATTACATTACCGCAGATGACGTGGAAGATGGCGACATCACAGATAAAATCGTTATTATCGAAAATAACGTCAATCCCGCAGTACCAGGCACTTACGACATCATTATTTCAGTCACAGATGCAGATGGCAACGTAACCGAAAAAACAGTGACCGTAACCGTAGAAGAAACAGCCGCAACACCTGCAAACAATGATACAGATAAATCAACACCTCAAACTCCAACAAAAGATACAACATTAGTAGTTACGGATAAACAAACAGCAAAAACTGCAACTCCAAGCAACACAACAACGACAACTAATACAACGAACCTACCAAAAACTGGTGATAACTCAGCAGATGGCTTAGTCGTACTAGGTGGCTTGTTACTATTAAGTAGCGCATTCCTTCTAAGACGTAAATACTAA
- a CDS encoding DUF1672 family protein has protein sequence MKKKVIVLLTGLLLLGGCFNINEKTEQEKAQKKAQEGTTPVQDYVGQGYSFVDGNKSAEQVKKHEEEIKQEAINYMKDTYKTDVKVNNVVPARNAAVVMVESEEPIQFHTSVIVGKVINKEGEWLARSNEGEVEKAIIGGLYAKAYEAEFRHLDTFAKKLAKENDLLGLRDEAIDKTAAEGYTSNHYFIVAMDVYYPSVYNAYLANQGISAEELRKLFQKDDPMYEHISIPMEFYSKENTLPKQKIADDLAEKLMQEKGLPRGNYMITMYKNFIVNRVGLPDGEFVGVEDIIK, from the coding sequence ATGAAGAAAAAAGTAATTGTTTTGTTAACAGGTTTATTGTTATTAGGTGGCTGTTTCAATATAAATGAGAAAACAGAGCAGGAAAAAGCGCAAAAGAAAGCACAAGAAGGAACCACGCCCGTGCAGGATTATGTAGGGCAAGGATATTCATTTGTGGACGGGAATAAATCGGCGGAACAAGTAAAGAAACATGAAGAAGAAATCAAGCAAGAAGCGATAAACTATATGAAAGACACATATAAAACAGATGTAAAAGTAAATAATGTAGTGCCCGCGCGTAATGCGGCAGTTGTCATGGTAGAAAGTGAAGAACCTATTCAATTTCACACCTCCGTCATAGTGGGAAAAGTGATTAATAAAGAAGGCGAGTGGCTAGCTAGAAGTAATGAAGGAGAAGTAGAGAAAGCGATTATCGGGGGCTTATACGCAAAAGCATACGAAGCAGAATTTCGCCATTTAGATACTTTTGCTAAGAAGCTAGCAAAAGAAAATGATTTATTAGGACTAAGAGATGAGGCAATTGATAAAACAGCTGCAGAGGGCTATACAAGCAATCATTATTTTATTGTAGCAATGGATGTTTACTACCCAAGTGTTTATAATGCTTACCTAGCAAATCAAGGAATTTCGGCAGAAGAATTAAGGAAACTATTTCAGAAAGATGATCCGATGTATGAACATATATCCATCCCAATGGAATTTTATTCTAAAGAAAATACCCTTCCTAAACAAAAGATAGCGGATGATTTAGCGGAGAAGCTCATGCAAGAAAAGGGTTTACCTAGAGGGAATTATATGATTACAATGTATAAAAATTTCATTGTAAATCGTGTTGGTTTACCAGATGGCGAATTTGTAGGTGTAGAAGATATAATTAAATAG
- the bsh gene encoding choloylglycine hydrolase has translation MCTSITYTTKDHYFGRNFDYELSYKEVVVVTPKNYPFRFRKVEDINQHYALIGIAAVMENYPLYYDATNEKGLSMAGLNFSGNADYKEFAEGKDNVTPFEFIPWILSQCATVKEARVLLDKINLVNISFSEHLPLSPLHWLMADQTESIVIESVKDGLRIYDNPVGVLTNNPTFDYQLFNLNNYRSLSSKTPENTFSSEIDLDAYSRGMGGIGLPGDLSSMSRFVKATFTKLNSISGDSESESISQFFHILGSVEQQKGLCDVGGEKYEHTIYSSCCNIDKGIYYYRTYENSQITGVDMHQEDLESQELAIYPLVNEQQVKIVNK, from the coding sequence ATGTGTACGTCAATAACTTATACAACAAAAGATCACTATTTTGGAAGAAATTTTGACTATGAACTTTCTTACAAAGAGGTTGTGGTTGTTACGCCAAAAAATTATCCGTTTCGTTTTCGCAAGGTAGAGGATATTAATCAACATTATGCGTTAATTGGTATTGCTGCTGTGATGGAAAACTATCCTTTATACTACGACGCCACCAATGAAAAAGGGCTTAGTATGGCGGGACTCAATTTCTCAGGGAATGCTGATTATAAGGAATTTGCGGAAGGAAAAGATAATGTGACACCATTTGAATTTATTCCATGGATTCTTAGTCAATGCGCAACTGTAAAAGAAGCAAGAGTACTACTGGATAAAATCAATCTTGTTAATATTAGTTTTAGTGAGCATCTGCCACTTTCCCCGCTTCATTGGTTGATGGCGGATCAAACTGAATCCATCGTGATTGAGTCTGTGAAAGATGGTCTTCGCATCTATGATAATCCAGTAGGGGTATTAACAAATAATCCAACATTTGACTACCAACTATTTAATTTAAATAATTATCGTTCGCTTTCCAGTAAAACGCCAGAAAATACTTTCTCCAGCGAAATTGATTTGGATGCTTATAGTCGCGGAATGGGTGGGATTGGTTTACCTGGTGATCTATCATCCATGTCTCGTTTTGTGAAGGCAACGTTTACCAAGTTGAATTCCATTTCAGGAGATTCTGAATCAGAAAGTATTAGCCAATTTTTCCATATTTTAGGCTCGGTAGAACAGCAAAAAGGGCTTTGTGATGTTGGTGGAGAAAAATATGAGCATACCATTTATTCCTCATGCTGCAATATTGATAAAGGCATCTATTATTATAGAACTTACGAAAATAGCCAAATTACTGGCGTGGATATGCATCAAGAGGATTTAGAGAGTCAAGAACTAGCAATTTATCCACTCGTAAATGAGCAGCAAGTGAAGATCGTTAATAAATAA